A portion of the Homalodisca vitripennis isolate AUS2020 chromosome 2, UT_GWSS_2.1, whole genome shotgun sequence genome contains these proteins:
- the LOC124354409 gene encoding farnesol dehydrogenase-like, with the protein MDKWRGKVALVTGASSGIGAAVARALVHHGMVVVGLARRLERVQDIAKDIVEAKEPGKLIAIKADMRKEEDILKAFSWAEDQLGGVDVLVNNAGVFHTSYLSEGKTEDWRDMLEVNVLAVCICTREYLKSMERRNNQQGHIVIISSIAAHIAEYPKINMYCSTKHAVHAIGSCLRRELAEKKSNIKVTEISPGPVATEIFEGTDFLEASKSLPILESEDVAASVVHALSAPPVAQICDIVLNNVPTLFAFY; encoded by the exons ATGGACAAGTGGAGAGGCAAGGTCGCGCTAGTGACAGGGGCTAGCAGCGGTATTGGTGCCGCGGTAGCCAGGGCCCTCGTCCACCACGGGATGGTAGTGGTAGGGCTGGCCAGGCGGTTGGAGCGAGTACAG GATATTGCAAAAGACATAGTCGAGGCCAAGGAACCAGGAAAGCTCATAGCTATTAAAGCCGATATGCGGAAGGAAGAAGACATATTGAAAGCTTTCTCGTGGGCGGAAGACCAACTGGGTGGAGTAGACGTCTTGGTGAACAATGCTGGAGTCTTCCACACTAGTTACTTGTCAG AGGGCAAGACGGAGGATTGGCGTGACATGTTGGAGGTTAACGTGTTGGCTGTCTGTATATGCACGCGGGAGTACCTCAAATCTATGGAGAGAAGAAACAATCAGCAAGGCCATATTGTCATTATAAGCAG TATAGCAGCGCATATAGCAGAGTACCCTAAGATAAACATGTACTGCAGCACCAAGCACGCGGTCCATGCCATCGGTTCTTGCCTCAGAAGAGAACTGGCTGAAAAGAAAAGCAACATTAAAGTCACG GAAATCAGTCCAGGCCCAGTTGCCACCGAGATATTTGAAGGCACGGACTTCTTGGAAGCTTCAAAGTCACTCCCAATACTGGAAAGTGAAGATGTCGCTGCATCTGTGGTCCACGCTCTGTCTGCACCGCCAGTTGCTCAG aTCTGCGACATCGTTTTGAACAACGTTCCAACTctttttgcattttattaa